The Paramisgurnus dabryanus chromosome 3, PD_genome_1.1, whole genome shotgun sequence genome includes a window with the following:
- the LOC135733821 gene encoding myeloid-associated differentiation marker, which produces MVHVDFRTLILPVDIVRISAFVLTCTCFSLVASVGVGNSSLSHWSWCMFCWCFCCFMTLLILILEFTNLHTKVPISWEDFTTAFAMLAALMMATTSIIYPTFFTCPSCSRQIGASTVSWLCFGLYAVEVWLVHKRPGEISGFLSTVPGLLKIIETFIACIIFTSLDPAEYKKFPGLQWCVAAYSLCFVFSLLIILLTIARLLLVFPHFFDVLVTVCNALAAVMYTTAIVIWPLYAFKGNPRPENCNHCVWDDLVVVTFMTLLNFLVYIADTAYSVKLVFFTRQEHE; this is translated from the coding sequence ATGGTGCACGTGGATTTCAGAACCCTCATTTTGCCAGTTGACATTGTGCGGATATCAGCGTTTGTCCTGACATGCACCTGCTTTTCATTGGTGGCATCCGTAGGTGTCGGGAACTCGAGTCTGTCCCACTGGTCCTGGTGCATGTTCTGCTGGTGCTTCTGTTGCTTCATGACGCTCCTCATCCTCATTTTGGAGTTCACCAACCTGCACACCAAGGTGCCCATCTCGTGGGAGGACTTCACCACGGCCTTCGCCATGTTGGCGGCACTCATGATGGCCACAACTTCGATCATCTACCCGACGTTCTTCACCTGCCCTTCTTGCTCCAGACAGATCGGGGCATCAACCGTCTCCTGGTTGTGTTTTGGGCTCTATGCGGTTGAAGTATGGTTGGTCCACAAAAGACCCGGTGAGATTAGTGGTTTTCTCAGCACTGTTCCTGGTCTCCTTAAGATTATTGAAACCTTCATTGCCTGCATCATATTCACCTCTCTGGACCCGGCGGAGTACAAGAAGTTTCCTGGTCTGCAGTGGTGCGTGGCCGCCTATTCGCTctgctttgttttctcattgCTCATCATCCTCCTGACCATCGCCAGGCTGTTGCTTGTATTTCCTCATTTTTTTGACGTGCTGGTCACCGTCTGTAACGCGCTGGCTGCTGTTATGTACACTACTGCTATTGTGATCTGGCCGCTGTATGCATTTAAGGGAAACCCACGGCCTGAAAATTGTAACCACTGCGTGTGGGATGACCTTGTCGTGGTGACCTTTATGACTTTACTTAACTTTTTGGTGTACATCGCAGACACGGCTTACTCTGTTAAACTTGTATTTTTTACCCGTCAGGAGCATGAATAA
- the slc25a19 gene encoding mitochondrial thiamine pyrophosphate carrier: MVGYDPNLATFTPEEAALAGSAAGMVTRALISPLDVVKIRFQLQIEQVSPRNPQGKYWGIWQATRCIFREEGLPAFWKGHIPAQLLSVCFGAVQFASFEALTEQVHKRTPYNSQTAGVHFICGGLAACSATMACQPLDTLRTRFAAQGEPKIYRNLRHAVVTMYRTEGPLTFYRGLTPTLVAVFPYAGMQFFFYNILKKLLKPQDTKSKGSLQSLISGSFAGVISKTITYPFDLFKKRLQVAGFEEARMQFGQVRAYRGFVDCVVTIAREEGPRGFFKGLSPSLLKAAMSTGFTFFWYEFFINAIISLKGSQ; this comes from the exons ATGGTGGGTTATGATCCAAACCTTGCGACTTTCACCCCAGAGGAAGCGGCACTGGCGGGGTCAGCTGCGGGCATGGTCACCCGCGCCCTCATCAGCCCTCTGGATGTCGTTAAAATCAGATTTCAG TTGCAGATCGAGCAGGTGTCCCCTCGCAATCCTCAGGGGAAGTACTGGGGTATATGGCAGGCAACACGCTGTATTTTCAGGGAAGAGGGACTTCCTGCTTTTTGGAAAGGTCACATTCCtgcccagctgttgtctgtgtgCTTCGGGGCAGTTCAG TTTGCGAGTTTCGAGGCCCTGACAGAGCAGGTCCATAAGAGGACGCCCTATAACAGCCAGACGGCAGGAGTTCATTTCATCTGTGGCGGTCTGGCTGCGTGTTCTGCCACCATGGCCTGCCAGCCACTTGACACCCTTCGCACACGCTTCGCCGCACAGGGCGAACCGAAG ATTTATCGTAACCTCAGACATGCAGTGGTCACAATGTACCGCACAGAGGGTCCACTTACTTTCTACAGGGGTCTTACACCCACTTTAGTGGCAGTCTTTCCATATGCAGGCATGCAGTTTTTCTTTTATAACATCTTAAAGAAGCTACTAAAACCCCAGGACACTAAATCTAAAG GAAGTTTACAGAGTCTCATCAGTGGTAGTTTTGCCGGAGTTATCAGTAAAACTATCACGTATCCGTTCGACCTGTTTAAAAAGAGACTTCAGGTGGCCGGATTTGAAGAGGCCAGGATGCAGTTTGGACAG GTGCGGGCATACCGTGGATTTGTAGACTGCGTGGTGACTATAGCCAGAGAGGAGGGACCACGGGGTTTCTTTAAGGGTCTCTCACCCAGTTTGCTAAAGGCCGCTATGTCCACAGGCTTCACTTTTTTCTGGTATGAGTTCTTCATCAATGCCATTATCAGCCTGAAGGGGAGCCAGTGA
- the jmjd8 gene encoding jmjC domain-containing protein 8, with product MAQCVLVLSLLLLVQPQSSFESTYAPSVNDGGWGMDFNMEDEGECNIEIRDVNSITYTEFINEYAYTKPVILRGLTDNSNFRLLCSKSHLLREYGEKTVRLSTANTHSYQKVDVRFEEFVRFLLTPQSEDALGSDTLYFFGDNNFTEWHSLFEEYKAPPYGLPYMSPAYSFGIAGPGTGVPFHWHGPGYSEVIYGRKRWFLYPPEQAPEFHPNHTSLSWVSLTYPNLELHQRPMECTIRPGEVLYFPDRWWHATLNLDTSVFISTFLG from the exons ATGGCTCAGTGTGTTTTGGTTTTGTCACTGCTGCTGTTAGTTCAGCCACAGTCTTCATTTGAGAGCACATATGCTCCAAGTGTTAATGATGGTGGATG GGGAATGGATTTTAATATGGAGGATGAAGGCGAATGCAACATTGAGATCAGAGATGTGAACTCCATAACTTACACTGAGTTTATTAACGA GTATGCCTACACAAAACCAGTTATACTTAGAGGACTAACAGATAACAGC AATTTCCGATTACTTTGTTCTAAATCCCATCTGTTGAGAGAGTACGGAGAAAAAACAGTCCGTCTCAGCACGGCCAATACACACTCGTACCAAAAAG TGGATGTGCGATTTGAAGAATTTGTGCGGTTTCTGTTAACCCCTCAGTCTGAAGATGCCCTTGGCAGTG ACACGCTGTACTTCTTTGGGGACAATAACTTCACAGAGTGGCATTCACTGTTTGAAGAATATAAAGCCCCACCTTACGGCCTTCCTTACATGAGCCCTGCATACAGTTTTGGGATTGCTG GACCAGGTACAGGCGTCCCATTTCACTGGCATGGTCCCGGTTACTCTGAAGTTATATATGGCAGGAAA CGTTGGTTCCTGTACCCACCTGAGCAGGCACCCGAGTTCCACCCCAACCACACATCACTGTCCTGGGTCTCTCTCACGTACCCAAACCTGGAGCTCCATCAGAGACCGATGGAGTGCACCATACGACCCGGAGAG GTGCTGTATTTTCCAGATCGCTGGTGGCATGCAACACTAAACCTGGACACCAGCGTCTTCATTTCAACTTTTCTGGGTTGA